In a single window of the Cydia amplana chromosome 4, ilCydAmpl1.1, whole genome shotgun sequence genome:
- the LOC134663038 gene encoding RCC1-like G exchanging factor-like protein: MQALKKLLRNRNFSALAPRAYATTKKKIPTSTEEELPIFQYSVSKSSDRRVYVWGLAETGALGIHMPRGKKRGKKAYKNNFSLAWYPMRSTFGERFDVTDIACGYGFTVSSVKTSEQHKVFGMGINTDSQIGYHAPRMGHPLELLLSPAPIYVPYKSLETKIIGLAAGRAHTVILTDTEGAYTLGNNAYGQCGRKINSNEEYKGSMVTYNIRSLGKERITNVCCGQDHTLFVTESGRVWACGWGADGQTGLGTYDNTSAPAPVKGDITSERIVKVASTGDCVLALSDKGELFGWGNSEYGQVPMATQHQQVNMSYALYSFTRGLGKIVDIASGGSFCLIANEQGDVFVWGYGLLGLGPNVSNSTKPKLIPPAFFGRNEFNPECMVQQVVCGIGHLAAITNNGDLYMWGRNRHGCLGLGHCKDQHFPMKVAVGAQVLKVACSVDHTIALSKPFV; this comes from the exons ATgcaagctttaaaaaaattattgcGCAATAGAAACTTTAGCGCCCTAGCACCTAGGGCTTACGCCACTACTAAAAAGAAAATACCGACTTCCACAGAAGAAGAATTACCAA TTTTCCAGTACTCAGTGAGCAAGAGTTCAGATCGGCGGGTGTATGTTTGGGGATTGGCTGAAACTGGAGCCCTGGGCATCCATATGCCACGGGGCAAGAAACGAGGGAAGAAAGCCTACAAGAACAATTTTTCGTTGGCCTGGTACCCTATGAGGTCTACTTTTGGAGAAAGATTTGAC GTAACAGATATAGCATGTGGCTACGGGTTCACAGTGTCTTCGGTAAAGACCAGTGAGCAGCACAAAGTGTTTGGTATGGGCATCAACACAGATTCACAGATCGGCTATCACGCCCCGCGCATGGGACATCCACTGGAGTTGTTGTTGAGCCCAGCACCCATTTATGTACCTTATAAATCTTTAGAAACTAAA ATAATTGGCCTAGCAGCCGGTAGAGCCCATACAGTAATACTGACAGACACAGAAGGAGCATACACATTAGGCAACAACGCGTATGGCCAGTGCGGCCGCAAAATCAACAGTAACGAGGAATACAAAGGAAGCATGGTGACATACAACATACGCAGTCTGGGCAAGGAGAGGATCACGAATGTGTGCTGCGGGCAAGATCATAC TCTGTTCGTAACAGAATCGGGTCGAGTGTGGGCGTGCGGGTGGGGCGCGGACGGGCAGACGGGTCTCGGGACGTACGACAACACTAGTGCGCCGGCCCCGGTGAAGGGGGACATCACTAGCGAGAGGATCGTCAAGGTGGCTTCGACTGGGGACTGCGTGTTGGCGCTTAGCG ATAAAGGAGAGCTTTTTGGTTGGGGCAACTCTGAGTACGGACAAGTCCCGATGGCGACACAGCACCAGCAAGTGAATATGTCGTACGCATTGTACAGTTTCACCCGAGGACTGGGCAAGATCGTCGATATAGCTAGCGGGGGCTCCTTCTGCCTTATTGCTAATG AACAAGGCGATGTCTTCGTATGGGGCTACGGTCTATTAGGTCTCGGCCCCAACGTATCCAATAGCACCAAACCCAAGCTAATACCGCCAGCCTTCTTCGGCCGCAACGAATTTAACCCCGAATGCATGGTCCAACAAGTGGTCTGCGGTATCGGACACCTAGCAGCCATCACCAATAATGGGGACCTTTACATGTGGGGAAGGAACCGTCATGGCTGTTTAGGCTTAGGCCATTGTAAAGACCAGCATTTTCCCATGAAAGTGGCGGTTGGCGCCCAAGTCCTAAAAGTAGCCTGCAGCGTGGACCACACTATAGCTTTGAGTAAACCGTTTGTGTAG
- the LOC134663037 gene encoding mediator of RNA polymerase II transcription subunit 27, which produces MNQTLNVDQLNSALNSLRTLRSSVSHVFETLSNGLRADHGEDGKDKFLLELQELLNNVNINLRDLDQTVNGLPVPTTLTLNLGNTTYLSQETTQERQAYYTQLVNSYKWTDKVHEYSSFAHTLLSQNSLKRSYINSGNTKRRGKLQSNHNVAPVQVDQVINNIDRSYSDMKITISRPFASNAVVQINLSHVLKAVVAFKGLLMEWVMVKGYGETLDLWTESRHHVFRKVTENAHAAMLHFYSPTLPDLAVRSFMTWLHSYVNLFSEPCKRCSCHLHHTSLLPPAWRDFRTLEPFHDECKQ; this is translated from the coding sequence atgaatcaaactCTAAATGTGGACCAGCTGAATTCGGCACTTAATTCGCTTCGAACGTTACGCTCAAGCGTCAGCCATGTTTTCGAAACGCTATCAAATGGCTTGCGAGCCGACCACGGCGAAGATGGTAAAGATAAATTCCTTTTGGAGCTGCAAGAACTTCTGAACAATGTAAATATTAACTTGAGGGATTTAGATCAGACTGTAAACGGCCTCCCGGTGCCTACAACACTCACATTAAATTTGGGGAACACGACGTACCTCAGCCAAGAAACTACACAAGAACGTCAAGCGTACTACACGCAGTTAGTCAACAGCTACAAATGGACTGACAAAGTGCACGAGTACAGTTCCTTCGCCCACACATTGTTAAGCCAGAACTCTCTAAAACGCTCGTACATAAACTCCGGCAACACCAAGAGACGCGGCAAACTACAAAGCAACCATAACGTAGCGCCAGTCCAGGTCGATCAAGTCATCAATAACATCGATAGATCCTACAGTGACATGAAAATAACTATCTCCCGCCCGTTCGCGAGCAACGCCGTTGTCCAAATCAATTTGAGTCATGTTTTAAAAGCTGTTGTTGCCTTTAAAGGGCTGCTCATGGAATGGGTGATGGTAAAAGGGTACGGTGAAACACTAGATTTGTGGACGGAGTCCCGACACCATGTCTTTAGGAAGGTAACAGAGAATGCTCATGCAGCTATGCTTCATTTTTACTCTCCAACACTGCCGGACTTAGCGGTGCGCTCATTCATGACATggctgcatagttatgtgaacCTGTTCAGTGAACCTTGTAAGAGATGCTCATGCCACCTGCACCACACCTCGTTGCTGCCGCCGGCGTGGCGCGACTTCCGCACGCTGGAACCGTTCCACGATGAATGCAAACAATAG